Within the Neorhodopirellula lusitana genome, the region TGTCCGTTCCATGTTCTCATGCCACCATTGTTCGAGTTGCGACACGTCGCGAGCCATTAAGTCATCGTAGAAAAGGGAGACGGGTAGTCCAATCTCAGACAGAGCATCGTGGACCGAAATGATGTCGACCTCGGGATCCTTCGCGGCGTCCAAGAGTGTTGGCACAGCATCATCTCCGATGCACGCGAGAGCGCGGGCTGCGTGAAGTACCGGTATCCGGTCCTCACGACTGCATGGTCCCTTCCAGCGATATTCAGGATTTCGCAGTTCGACCGCAAGCTGGTCGACTGGCGGGACGCCATACGATTCGCCGCAACCCGCAACGGCAAACAGCAGGAGAGCGAACAATTGGCTAGATTTACGAAGTGTGTTCAATTCAACTCACGTAACGTTAGTGATCAGCGGGGACGGGCTTTGTTGTTACACACAAGTCTTTCCTAAGATTGTGACGTTGGTGGCAGGCTTGGGTCAAGCTAAATTGATGAAGTGAGGACAAGGTGGTCCTGGAGCAATTCGATCACGGAGGAAGCCGACGATGACAAGTCAGTGGGTCATGGATGAAATGGGAACTGCCGACCTTCGCGATAAACGCCTCGAACGCAGACTGGTTGAGCTGCTCGACACGCTTTCGCAAGCGTCCACCTCCAGTATTCCCGCGGCCTGTCACGACCGGGCTGAAATGGTCGCCGCCTACCGGTTCTTCGACAACGACAAAGTCGGTTTCGAAGAGGTACTCGCACCTCACATTGACGCCACTTACGAGCGAATAAAGACTCAAAAAGTGGTGCTCTTGGTTCAGGACACGACGGAACTGGATTTGACGCGGCCCACTAGCGAAGTCAAAGGCGCCGGGCCCATGGGCAGCGGTCGTCGTAGCGGCGGGTTCATGCACTTAATGCACGCCTTCACTCCTGACGGCACACCGCTTGGGAGCGTTTCAGCCGAAGTCTGGACGCGAGAACCCAAAGAAGACAAACCCAAGGCAAAGCGGTGCTCAAGCGAGCGACGTATGCAGATCAAACGAAAGCCATTTGAAGAAAAAGAAACCTATCGCTGGCTCACCACGTCACAGCACTGTGCCGAAGTGAAGGAGCATTGCCCTACGACCCAGTTCGTGATGCTGGCCGACCGGGAATCCGACATCACCGAAGTCCTCGATTACTGTCGCAGCCAAGACAAGTTTGACTGGGTGATTCGGATTGATGGAAGCCGGGTTTTGAACAAGGAAAAGTTTCGAGATCAAACGATTGCGATCCGAGAAGAACTGGGAAACCGCAAGGTCCTCTACCAGCAAACGCTCGACGTCCGCAGCCGAACCGCATGGGGCAGCGAAGGGCTCAGGCACCGGCCCGGCAAAGCCGATCGCAGTGCTCGTGAAGTGGTGGTGTCGGTTCATGGTGGCGAAGTAACGTTGAACGATCCTCGTGCCGGTCACTACGACGGGGGCACCGTCAACGCGGCCCTAGTTCGAGAGACCAAACCGAACGGCAAAGACGATCCGATCGAATGCCTGATGCTAACAAGCCTTCCGGTCAAGACACGCAAGCAGGTGGAACTTGTAATCGAAT harbors:
- a CDS encoding IS4 family transposase, which translates into the protein MTSQWVMDEMGTADLRDKRLERRLVELLDTLSQASTSSIPAACHDRAEMVAAYRFFDNDKVGFEEVLAPHIDATYERIKTQKVVLLVQDTTELDLTRPTSEVKGAGPMGSGRRSGGFMHLMHAFTPDGTPLGSVSAEVWTREPKEDKPKAKRCSSERRMQIKRKPFEEKETYRWLTTSQHCAEVKEHCPTTQFVMLADRESDITEVLDYCRSQDKFDWVIRIDGSRVLNKEKFRDQTIAIREELGNRKVLYQQTLDVRSRTAWGSEGLRHRPGKADRSAREVVVSVHGGEVTLNDPRAGHYDGGTVNAALVRETKPNGKDDPIECLMLTSLPVKTRKQVELVIEYYLMRWMIELFFKVLKSGCKIESRRFEHIDRFLPSLALYMIIAWRSLYVCRVSRTYSDESCEKVYTEAEWKSVWQVARKSRPPRKPPTLMEMTKIVAELGGYINRKNAGPPGPQSMWLGLQAMHIMATCWMAFGPGADQRFVCNNEGTGERLASRRERRPPVLRCITWLSAIWRRFRVPTQD